A part of Corynebacterium mustelae genomic DNA contains:
- the ilvC gene encoding ketol-acid reductoisomerase produces the protein MAIELLYDADADLTLIQGRKVAVLGYGSQGHAHAQNLRDSGVEVVVGLRDGSKSAEKAKEAGFTVLSNAEAAAWADVIMILVPDTSQAKVYSEEIAPNLKDGDAVLFGHGLNIHFGLIKPAENITVGMVAPKGPGHLVRRQFVDGKGVPCLIAVAQDPKGEAKDLCLSYAAAIGGARAGVIPTTFEAETVTDLFGEQAVLCGGAEELVKVGFEVLVEAGYEPEMAYFECLHELKLIVDLMFEGGIANMNYSVSDTAEFGGYLSGPRVIDAGAKERMREILKDIQDGTFTKRLIANVEGGNKELEQLRASYANHQIEEVGSKLRDLMSWVKNPLDATA, from the coding sequence ATGGCTATTGAATTGCTTTACGACGCAGACGCGGACCTTACTCTAATCCAGGGCCGTAAAGTTGCGGTTTTGGGTTATGGTTCCCAAGGTCACGCTCACGCCCAGAATCTTCGCGACTCGGGTGTTGAGGTTGTTGTCGGGCTACGTGACGGCTCCAAGTCGGCCGAAAAGGCAAAGGAAGCTGGCTTCACCGTGTTGTCTAACGCGGAGGCGGCTGCCTGGGCGGATGTCATCATGATCTTGGTTCCTGACACGAGTCAGGCAAAGGTGTATTCCGAGGAAATCGCACCGAATCTTAAAGATGGCGATGCGGTACTTTTCGGACACGGCCTTAATATCCACTTTGGCTTGATCAAGCCTGCGGAAAATATCACTGTCGGTATGGTTGCACCAAAGGGTCCAGGACATTTGGTTCGTCGTCAGTTTGTTGATGGCAAAGGTGTTCCGTGTTTGATTGCTGTTGCTCAAGACCCTAAGGGCGAAGCGAAGGACCTATGCCTTTCTTATGCGGCAGCTATCGGTGGCGCTCGCGCTGGCGTTATCCCCACCACCTTTGAGGCGGAGACTGTCACCGACCTGTTTGGCGAACAAGCTGTTTTGTGTGGTGGCGCAGAAGAACTTGTCAAGGTCGGTTTTGAAGTTCTTGTCGAAGCTGGTTACGAACCTGAGATGGCGTATTTCGAGTGCTTGCATGAACTCAAGCTGATTGTGGACTTGATGTTTGAGGGCGGTATAGCCAACATGAACTACTCTGTTTCGGATACGGCGGAATTTGGCGGCTACCTTTCTGGTCCGCGCGTTATCGATGCCGGTGCTAAGGAGCGCATGCGGGAAATCCTGAAGGATATCCAGGACGGAACCTTTACCAAGCGGTTGATTGCCAACGTCGAGGGCGGCAACAAGGAGCTGGAGCAGCTGCGCGCGTCTTATGCTAACCACCAGATTGAAGAGGTCGGCTCCAAACTGCGTGATCTCATGAGCTGGGTAAAGAACCCGCTTGACGCAACTGCATGA
- a CDS encoding acetolactate synthase large subunit: MAASLRPTPATMANRSQKAQTQRMNGAEAIVRSLENLGTDLVFGLPGGAVLPLYEALYSSTKLRHVLVRHEQGAGHAATGYAQVSGKVGVCIATSGPGATNLVTPIADAYLDSVPLVAITGQVGRHMLGTDAFQEADIRGITMPVTKHNFMVTSPEQIPQALAEAFHLASTGRPGPVLVDIPKDIQAAEMDFVWPPKIDLPGYRPVTVPHNRPIEQAVKLITESKRPVLYIGGGVIKADASEQLKAFAEHTGIPVVTTLMALGSFPDSHPLHMGMPGMHGTVPAVGAMQGSDLLITIGARFDDRVTGDTASFAPLAKVIHADIDPAEIGKIRAVDVPIVGDAKEVLSALLTEFKAKAPHGVNIAEWMAHLNDLKERFPRGYQITDDGLLEPQHVIESLSRLAGPDAIYCAGVGQHQMWSAQFIDFEKPRTWLNSGGLGTMGYAVPAALGAKAAAPEKEVWAIDGDGCFQMTNQELTTAAVEGFPIKVALINNGNLGMVRQWQTLFYDGHYSNTKLREQTEYMPDFIGLAEAQGCAAFRVTKEEEIEPTIQKAREINDRPVVIDFIVGQDAQVWPMVAAGHSNSDIQYARGLRPLFETDSCPTEQELLHNQD; encoded by the coding sequence GTGGCAGCTTCCTTACGTCCCACTCCCGCTACGATGGCAAACCGTAGCCAAAAGGCACAAACGCAACGCATGAATGGTGCCGAGGCCATCGTTCGGTCCTTAGAAAACCTTGGTACCGATTTGGTCTTTGGGTTGCCAGGTGGTGCAGTTTTACCGCTATATGAGGCATTGTATTCCTCAACAAAACTACGTCATGTTCTTGTTCGTCATGAACAGGGTGCAGGCCACGCAGCCACCGGATATGCACAAGTGTCAGGCAAAGTTGGAGTATGCATTGCAACATCTGGTCCAGGAGCGACAAATCTGGTCACTCCTATCGCGGATGCTTACCTTGACTCGGTTCCGCTGGTTGCAATCACTGGCCAGGTTGGTCGGCACATGCTGGGTACTGATGCTTTCCAAGAAGCCGATATTCGTGGCATTACGATGCCAGTAACCAAGCATAACTTCATGGTGACATCCCCGGAACAAATTCCGCAGGCACTTGCCGAAGCTTTCCATCTTGCTTCCACCGGTCGACCCGGTCCGGTTTTGGTCGATATTCCTAAAGATATCCAGGCCGCTGAGATGGATTTCGTGTGGCCGCCAAAGATTGACCTGCCTGGCTATCGGCCGGTGACCGTTCCCCATAATCGGCCAATAGAGCAAGCGGTCAAGCTTATCACTGAGTCTAAGCGTCCGGTTTTATACATTGGCGGGGGTGTAATCAAGGCGGATGCATCGGAACAGTTAAAAGCTTTCGCTGAACACACCGGCATTCCGGTTGTGACGACGCTTATGGCGTTGGGTTCTTTCCCGGATTCCCACCCGCTTCACATGGGGATGCCTGGTATGCATGGCACAGTCCCTGCGGTTGGTGCAATGCAGGGCAGTGATTTGTTGATAACCATCGGAGCGCGTTTCGACGACCGGGTAACCGGTGACACTGCTTCGTTTGCCCCTCTGGCGAAAGTCATTCATGCCGATATTGACCCAGCTGAGATTGGCAAAATTCGGGCAGTTGATGTTCCGATTGTCGGCGACGCTAAGGAAGTACTGTCGGCTTTGCTTACTGAGTTCAAAGCAAAAGCGCCACATGGGGTGAATATTGCGGAATGGATGGCGCATCTTAATGATCTAAAAGAGCGGTTTCCTAGGGGATACCAAATTACTGACGATGGTTTGTTAGAACCGCAGCATGTCATTGAATCGTTGTCGCGTCTTGCCGGACCTGATGCTATCTATTGCGCTGGTGTGGGACAGCACCAGATGTGGTCAGCCCAATTTATTGATTTTGAGAAGCCGCGCACTTGGTTGAACTCTGGTGGTCTAGGCACAATGGGATACGCAGTTCCTGCGGCATTGGGGGCTAAAGCAGCTGCACCAGAAAAGGAAGTATGGGCAATTGATGGTGATGGTTGCTTCCAAATGACCAATCAAGAGCTAACCACCGCAGCGGTGGAAGGCTTTCCGATCAAGGTAGCATTGATCAACAACGGCAATTTGGGAATGGTACGGCAGTGGCAAACTTTGTTCTACGACGGGCATTATTCCAATACCAAACTGCGGGAACAAACAGAGTACATGCCGGACTTTATCGGGTTAGCTGAAGCGCAGGGGTGTGCTGCATTCCGGGTAACCAAGGAAGAAGAGATCGAACCAACAATCCAAAAAGCCCGGGAAATCAACGATCGCCCGGTGGTGATCGATTTCATAGTGGGGCAAGATGCCCAGGTATGGCCAATGGTTGCGGCGGGTCACTCAAATTCGGATATTCAATATGCCAGGGGCTTGCGTCCACTATTTGAAACTGATTCGTGCCCGACCGAACAAGAACTCCTACACAATCAAGACTGA
- a CDS encoding cation diffusion facilitator family transporter: MTSVFRSAATCHQSSWKYGRHLCKYGDSARRLQQPAQQKAHAHDHFSFDDDDLFVLYNTVMGHAIHPGMGQSMTTRQGNHEPSNHEHSHVHTHDHGGGHNHGHGHHHHHHHGADSLTALMTVLGFTATIFLAELIGGWVSGSLALISDAMHMLSDSTGLLVAALAITIARKQASAQATYGYKRIEVLAAFANAISVSAISVWIVYEAFERFNAGEEVNTTIMLVVGTIGLVANAIGAKVLHNHSHDNMNVRGAYLHVLVDLLGSVAVIVAAICMKFFDILWADTVASLLIAALILPRSLKLAWESLRVLLEQVPVGVDVEKISQSIENLPGVRAIHDLHVWSLDGTEIIASCHVVADSPSKDYCDILDQVHHAFNDLGIKHVTVQVEDDGHHAHEETCR; the protein is encoded by the coding sequence GTGACTTCGGTATTTCGATCGGCCGCGACTTGCCATCAAAGTTCCTGGAAATACGGCAGGCACTTGTGTAAATATGGCGACTCCGCGCGGAGATTGCAGCAACCCGCCCAGCAGAAAGCGCATGCACATGATCACTTCTCCTTCGACGATGACGACCTATTTGTGCTGTATAACACCGTCATGGGGCATGCTATCCATCCCGGGATGGGGCAGTCGATGACTACCAGACAGGGTAACCACGAACCTAGCAATCATGAGCACTCACATGTGCATACGCACGATCATGGTGGAGGACATAACCACGGTCATGGGCATCACCACCACCATCATCATGGGGCGGATAGCTTAACGGCCCTGATGACGGTTCTTGGCTTCACCGCCACGATTTTTCTGGCCGAGTTGATTGGTGGCTGGGTATCAGGTTCATTAGCTTTGATCTCTGATGCGATGCACATGTTGTCCGACTCCACTGGACTTCTAGTTGCCGCCTTGGCCATCACCATCGCAAGGAAGCAGGCCTCCGCTCAAGCGACCTATGGGTATAAGCGTATCGAAGTCCTAGCTGCATTTGCCAACGCTATTAGTGTTTCCGCAATTTCCGTGTGGATCGTCTACGAGGCATTCGAACGTTTTAATGCGGGCGAAGAAGTAAACACCACGATTATGTTGGTGGTTGGTACTATCGGGCTGGTAGCCAATGCCATTGGTGCAAAAGTGCTGCACAATCATTCACACGACAATATGAATGTACGCGGCGCGTATCTGCATGTCCTGGTGGATCTCCTGGGCTCAGTGGCGGTGATTGTTGCTGCAATCTGCATGAAATTCTTTGACATTCTGTGGGCCGATACCGTGGCGTCACTGTTAATCGCGGCGCTAATTTTACCTAGATCTCTTAAACTCGCGTGGGAATCGCTGCGAGTACTATTAGAACAAGTGCCAGTTGGGGTAGATGTCGAAAAAATCTCGCAGTCGATCGAAAACTTACCTGGGGTGCGGGCAATCCATGATCTGCATGTATGGTCACTCGATGGGACGGAAATCATTGCTTCCTGTCATGTTGTGGCTGATTCGCCGTCCAAAGACTACTGCGACATTTTGGATCAAGTGCACCACGCTTTTAATGATCTCGGAATAAAACACGTGACAGTACAAGTCGAAGACGATGGTCACCATGCGCATGAGGAAACGTGCCGGTAA
- a CDS encoding cell wall-binding repeat-containing protein, with amino-acid sequence MASKSSAAVAVTAALLLGACTVENLAVVQTRTSEEIAAHAHPNLDLKDALSANLNRHVAQHYPKHPVVLDGAENAGIDASRHFFDSSETVVVSGTDISDQLRAASIAVVSHAPMLTIQDSNRNAVLAEIHRLGARYVLVVGDTKLAATQGELTIIKDPGTAEALGMLTAFSFKPKGITFPHDVPRAVAALGGEQATLLQPGWIRPTTTSTPQPAVRLQPFPAQSRRDADTAPIVLASAQSSVAAIATARAFGATVRILEHPDPRFNVETMRHVTGLSDQPVVALGSHFGSADQLAHRIKLLDATAQYQPGEGKRGLVFPKRIVVTETIRLAEARPDAPLDVREKIAQLKRREATHGQVFDGIISPSFVLDATAMAPHVVDVWVDAISQAGGYALIIHPELNSDPGWADILKKPNVGVALEKPTIEQFEVTQNWLATMVRNEGLPQKILLVDQVDFSPAQCPAPADELAVVWQTRVTNPDRYHAVMANLPVGIYPGLSLEKDDPATAGTVKELNPRPVVLNRYDD; translated from the coding sequence GTGGCGTCGAAAAGCAGTGCAGCGGTTGCCGTAACGGCAGCACTCCTGTTGGGCGCTTGCACGGTGGAGAACCTAGCCGTCGTCCAAACCCGCACCAGCGAAGAAATCGCGGCACACGCCCATCCCAATCTGGACCTCAAAGACGCACTTAGCGCCAACCTCAACCGCCACGTGGCCCAACATTATCCGAAACATCCTGTTGTTCTTGACGGTGCCGAAAACGCTGGGATAGACGCCTCCCGCCACTTCTTTGACAGCTCCGAGACAGTCGTCGTTTCCGGAACGGACATTTCTGATCAATTACGCGCCGCATCCATAGCCGTAGTAAGCCACGCACCGATGCTGACAATCCAAGACAGTAATCGGAATGCAGTACTCGCAGAGATCCACCGTCTCGGTGCCCGCTACGTACTAGTAGTTGGCGACACCAAACTCGCCGCAACCCAAGGGGAGCTCACCATCATCAAAGACCCAGGAACTGCGGAAGCTCTCGGTATGTTAACGGCTTTTTCTTTCAAGCCGAAAGGGATCACGTTCCCCCACGACGTTCCCCGCGCAGTAGCCGCACTCGGCGGCGAGCAAGCAACCTTGCTCCAACCCGGCTGGATACGCCCAACAACTACATCAACTCCGCAACCGGCGGTTCGATTGCAACCGTTTCCCGCACAATCACGTCGGGATGCTGATACCGCTCCCATTGTTCTCGCCTCTGCTCAATCCTCGGTTGCGGCTATCGCCACAGCACGCGCTTTCGGCGCTACGGTGCGCATCCTTGAACATCCGGATCCCCGGTTTAACGTTGAAACGATGCGGCACGTGACGGGGCTGTCGGATCAACCTGTGGTGGCGTTGGGCAGTCACTTTGGCAGTGCTGACCAACTGGCGCATCGGATAAAATTACTGGACGCTACTGCTCAGTATCAGCCAGGGGAGGGCAAACGTGGTTTGGTTTTTCCCAAACGCATCGTGGTAACGGAAACCATTCGGTTGGCGGAGGCACGGCCCGACGCACCACTGGATGTGCGCGAAAAAATTGCCCAATTAAAACGCCGTGAGGCAACGCACGGCCAAGTTTTTGATGGAATAATCTCACCCAGTTTTGTTCTTGATGCCACAGCAATGGCACCCCATGTGGTAGATGTATGGGTTGACGCGATATCTCAAGCTGGTGGCTACGCACTCATCATCCACCCGGAGCTTAACTCCGACCCTGGCTGGGCAGATATTTTAAAGAAACCTAACGTAGGTGTTGCACTGGAAAAACCTACAATCGAACAGTTTGAGGTTACGCAAAACTGGCTAGCTACTATGGTTCGCAACGAAGGACTACCGCAGAAGATTTTGCTTGTAGATCAAGTGGATTTTTCTCCCGCGCAGTGCCCTGCACCCGCCGATGAGTTGGCAGTCGTGTGGCAAACACGCGTCACCAACCCCGACCGTTATCATGCTGTCATGGCGAATCTTCCGGTTGGAATCTATCCGGGCTTGAGCTTGGAAAAGGACGATCCTGCTACCGCTGGAACGGTCAAAGAGCTAAACCCCCGTCCGGTTGTGCTCAATCGATATGATGATTAG
- a CDS encoding GmrSD restriction endonuclease domain-containing protein: MGFSTPSYDLYDLFSRIDRGDLQLPDFQREYRWNVDQIRSLLVTVLRGYPMGSIMALDTRNEPMRFRPRPIHSAPDTSVAPGLLLLDGQQRLTTLYQCLRGDGLVESVDFRNKKVRRRFFIDVRTAVSADVMPDEAVISVDENGKVMSHFAQEIPGGLATRERALAAGYIPVSDLLFDAGTDQLFEIATNLDAESKKQAKQFYTRIIKTLVRYAVPMIRLDRETAQAGIGSIFAQANSMGLQMDVFELLTAVFATEDPDFRMQDDWAQTDAVLRSHPALDGIDRTDFLTAVALYVTAKKGRASGFRESVLQLSLAEYKPAAETMRTAFHEAAIFMSRRCILTTEQVPYSSQLIPLAVMIAVLAEEPHILAEQAAWDRIHRWFWCGVFGELYGSPALMVRIGTDVDEVTKWVRDWNGSQQVPLPRSISQARFVESRLLSAGPNSGLYKGIYALIMGRGAKDWRTGKVFDSDTFTEQGTHFRRIFPRTWCDANGIDGILADSVLNRTPMGRRTNVMVEEASPARYLYRIQSKSLLDDAEFDAVLESHLLDPNLLLKAQASEFFNDRRKRILRMIEEAMGVAAVHDVDETNLYAGEEGPGAFA; encoded by the coding sequence ATGGGTTTTTCCACACCAAGTTACGATCTCTACGACCTTTTTAGCCGCATCGACCGCGGTGATCTTCAACTACCTGACTTCCAACGGGAATATCGGTGGAATGTTGACCAAATCCGATCACTTTTGGTTACCGTGCTGCGGGGTTACCCGATGGGGTCGATCATGGCGTTGGATACCCGCAATGAACCAATGCGGTTTCGGCCCCGGCCGATTCATTCCGCACCAGATACTTCCGTTGCTCCAGGGCTATTGTTATTGGATGGTCAGCAACGCCTTACCACCCTGTATCAATGTTTACGGGGTGATGGTCTGGTGGAATCGGTGGATTTCCGTAATAAAAAAGTGCGGCGCCGATTCTTCATTGATGTGCGTACAGCAGTCTCTGCCGATGTTATGCCAGACGAAGCCGTGATCTCCGTCGATGAAAACGGCAAGGTTATGTCGCATTTCGCCCAAGAAATCCCTGGTGGCTTGGCTACGCGAGAGCGCGCGCTCGCAGCGGGATATATTCCAGTTTCGGATTTGCTTTTCGACGCCGGTACGGATCAGCTGTTTGAGATCGCCACCAATCTCGACGCTGAGTCAAAAAAACAGGCGAAACAATTCTATACCCGCATAATCAAGACATTGGTGCGGTACGCGGTTCCGATGATTCGGCTCGACCGTGAAACAGCCCAAGCAGGAATCGGGTCAATATTCGCCCAAGCGAATTCCATGGGCTTGCAAATGGATGTATTTGAATTGCTTACGGCGGTGTTTGCCACCGAAGACCCCGATTTCCGCATGCAAGATGACTGGGCTCAAACCGATGCGGTGCTGCGGTCCCATCCGGCGCTTGATGGAATAGACCGAACGGACTTCCTCACCGCTGTCGCGTTGTATGTCACCGCGAAAAAAGGACGCGCCTCAGGGTTTAGGGAATCAGTTCTGCAACTAAGCCTCGCGGAATACAAACCAGCTGCTGAGACCATGCGCACCGCTTTCCACGAAGCCGCGATTTTCATGTCCAGGCGCTGTATACTCACCACGGAACAAGTTCCGTATTCATCCCAGTTGATTCCACTCGCGGTGATGATCGCAGTCCTGGCAGAAGAACCACATATATTGGCGGAGCAAGCAGCGTGGGATCGAATCCACCGCTGGTTCTGGTGTGGTGTGTTTGGGGAACTATACGGTTCACCAGCGTTGATGGTGCGCATAGGCACAGACGTTGACGAAGTAACAAAATGGGTGCGCGACTGGAACGGCTCGCAACAAGTACCACTGCCGCGATCGATATCGCAAGCCCGCTTTGTGGAATCCCGATTGCTATCAGCTGGCCCAAATTCCGGATTATATAAGGGCATCTATGCGCTGATTATGGGGCGTGGAGCTAAAGACTGGCGCACCGGAAAAGTTTTTGACAGCGATACTTTCACTGAGCAAGGTACCCACTTCCGCCGGATATTCCCCCGGACGTGGTGTGACGCCAACGGCATTGACGGGATATTGGCAGATTCTGTTCTTAACCGCACTCCCATGGGCAGGCGAACCAACGTTATGGTTGAAGAAGCTTCACCAGCACGCTACCTGTACCGGATTCAGTCAAAGAGCCTACTAGACGACGCCGAATTTGACGCAGTGCTAGAGTCCCATTTATTAGACCCCAATCTTTTGCTTAAAGCCCAAGCATCAGAATTCTTCAATGATCGGCGCAAACGGATACTACGCATGATCGAAGAAGCAATGGGGGTTGCAGCCGTCCATGATGTTGACGAAACTAACCTATATGCGGGAGAAGAAGGTCCGGGCGCTTTCGCTTGA
- a CDS encoding PH domain-containing protein: MSLPSDDTASAATSVAEFKPDRTHILAAVIMSCIMLLVVGALPKFLLWLPLLPVVFIYWVLKSRTTVDESGITAQYAFKATQHVAWDDFAGIGFARSTAFAQTTDDTKITLPGVSFNSLPDLEAASAGRIPDALTQGRMAANEKVVIVHKDGRQILISKEEYDNQQAHHDSPTGSDSPTKD, translated from the coding sequence ATGAGCCTTCCCAGTGACGATACTGCCAGCGCCGCCACCTCTGTTGCGGAATTCAAGCCAGACCGCACCCACATTCTGGCGGCGGTCATCATGTCCTGCATCATGCTGCTTGTTGTCGGAGCATTACCAAAATTCCTATTGTGGCTACCGCTATTACCCGTAGTCTTCATCTACTGGGTGCTCAAATCCCGCACCACCGTCGACGAATCCGGCATAACCGCACAGTATGCGTTCAAAGCCACACAGCATGTCGCATGGGATGACTTCGCAGGAATCGGTTTCGCCCGATCAACCGCCTTTGCCCAAACCACCGATGACACTAAAATCACGTTGCCAGGGGTAAGTTTCAATTCGCTGCCTGACCTTGAAGCCGCTTCCGCTGGCCGGATCCCAGACGCCCTTACCCAAGGACGAATGGCCGCCAACGAAAAGGTTGTAATCGTTCACAAAGACGGCCGCCAAATACTCATATCCAAAGAAGAATACGACAACCAGCAAGCACACCACGATTCACCAACTGGTTCCGATAGTCCCACCAAGGACTAG
- a CDS encoding mechanosensitive ion channel domain-containing protein has protein sequence MPFSYIAISLWSWMIDTGLSLALLIVIAFLIPRAGRLAMYFITNKFVAETESDSKTQLAFAGVVVYIAQIISYFVVFVFMLKSLGFSLAGAAIPATAASAAIGLGAQSIIADFLAGFFILSEKQYGVGDWVRFEGGATNIEGTVIQITMRATRIRTLAEETVIIPNSKAGVSINNSNHWSSAVVVMPIPLTRGTSVSDTIDRSTAAASRALAEPKVAEVVLGPLAVHPAVGITAPTTLGMPWSIDMRFLVQVKPGSQWLVERAIRVKLIDEFWEEYSTIAETSTTAELTAPAPMVEQPATTRIASAQPQPEKPAPEGTLSPAEAEAHTERGLLVEDDPAITDKTATFTTEEKPASLQEEKVTGWERFFSVGGRTRVSTTILLSAAVFILLLKGLALNPEDSDASGWLAPPTPAPRATSTVSPDNEESQTEIVTEPETATQSLEFSPTVSQPLTELPSAAQSTEQAPPQAEPQSPESALPQTTEPTKTPNANPENQNPLEPFPPGEAQPVG, from the coding sequence ATGCCGTTTTCTTATATTGCGATTTCATTATGGTCGTGGATGATTGATACCGGGCTCTCGCTTGCATTATTGATCGTGATCGCATTTTTGATCCCGCGTGCCGGCAGGTTGGCGATGTATTTCATTACCAACAAATTCGTAGCGGAAACGGAATCCGACTCCAAGACACAACTGGCCTTCGCTGGTGTTGTAGTTTATATCGCTCAGATAATTTCATACTTTGTTGTTTTTGTCTTCATGCTCAAATCGCTGGGTTTTTCCCTTGCAGGAGCAGCTATCCCCGCAACCGCAGCTTCAGCAGCAATTGGTTTGGGTGCGCAATCAATCATCGCAGACTTTCTAGCAGGCTTTTTCATTTTAAGCGAAAAACAATACGGGGTTGGCGACTGGGTTCGCTTCGAAGGTGGGGCAACCAATATCGAAGGCACCGTCATCCAAATCACGATGCGTGCAACTCGAATCCGCACCTTGGCCGAAGAAACAGTGATAATTCCGAACTCTAAAGCCGGGGTATCAATCAACAATTCCAACCATTGGTCATCAGCTGTCGTCGTAATGCCCATCCCGCTGACTCGCGGCACCTCTGTAAGCGATACCATCGACCGCTCCACTGCCGCCGCTAGCCGTGCGTTGGCGGAACCTAAAGTAGCTGAAGTCGTTCTTGGACCTCTTGCGGTTCACCCAGCTGTCGGTATCACCGCCCCCACCACGTTAGGTATGCCGTGGAGCATAGACATGCGATTCTTGGTGCAGGTGAAACCAGGAAGCCAGTGGCTGGTTGAACGCGCCATCCGAGTCAAACTTATCGACGAATTCTGGGAAGAGTACAGCACCATAGCCGAAACCTCAACCACCGCCGAGCTCACTGCCCCGGCGCCTATGGTGGAACAACCAGCCACAACCCGAATCGCCTCCGCACAGCCGCAACCGGAGAAACCAGCCCCGGAAGGTACGCTTAGCCCAGCCGAGGCTGAAGCCCACACCGAACGGGGGCTCCTAGTTGAAGACGACCCGGCCATCACCGACAAAACAGCCACGTTCACCACCGAAGAAAAACCTGCCTCACTCCAGGAAGAAAAAGTCACCGGTTGGGAGCGGTTCTTTAGCGTTGGCGGCCGCACCCGAGTCTCTACAACCATCCTGCTCTCTGCAGCAGTGTTCATCCTTTTGCTTAAAGGCCTCGCGCTAAACCCAGAAGACTCCGATGCAAGCGGATGGTTAGCGCCCCCCACACCGGCCCCACGCGCAACAAGCACGGTGTCGCCGGATAACGAGGAATCCCAAACCGAAATAGTCACCGAACCAGAGACCGCTACACAAAGCTTGGAATTCAGCCCAACGGTATCGCAACCGCTTACGGAGCTACCTTCCGCTGCACAGTCAACAGAACAAGCCCCACCCCAGGCCGAACCTCAGTCACCGGAATCTGCCCTACCCCAAACCACCGAACCAACGAAGACGCCTAACGCCAATCCCGAAAACCAAAACCCCCTAGAACCTTTCCCACCAGGCGAAGCCCAACCTGTGGGATAA
- the ilvN gene encoding acetolactate synthase small subunit, whose product MANNDISRHILSVMVEDQDGIISRVSAMFTRRSFNLVSLVSGNTEIDGINRITIVVDADEIAIEQITKQLNKLVPVLKVVRLEEDVTIARALMLVKVSADASNRPQVVDAANIFRARVVDVAPDSVVIEATGTQGKLGALLDVLEPFGIRELISSGQIALNRGPKTMAPNFRQ is encoded by the coding sequence ATGGCTAACAATGATATTTCTCGTCACATCCTCAGTGTCATGGTGGAGGACCAGGACGGCATCATTTCCCGGGTGTCAGCAATGTTTACCCGGCGCAGTTTTAATTTGGTTTCGCTGGTGTCGGGAAACACGGAAATAGACGGTATCAACCGGATCACGATCGTGGTGGATGCGGATGAAATTGCGATTGAGCAGATCACGAAACAGTTGAACAAATTGGTGCCGGTGCTTAAGGTCGTGCGGCTGGAAGAAGACGTGACTATCGCACGGGCATTGATGCTGGTCAAGGTGTCGGCGGATGCGTCCAACCGACCGCAGGTGGTGGATGCTGCCAATATTTTCCGGGCCCGGGTTGTTGATGTTGCTCCTGATTCTGTTGTTATCGAAGCAACTGGTACTCAAGGAAAACTCGGTGCGTTGTTGGATGTGTTGGAGCCTTTTGGTATCCGGGAGTTGATTTCTTCCGGACAGATTGCGCTTAACCGCGGGCCGAAAACGATGGCTCCCAATTTCCGGCAATAA